Proteins encoded within one genomic window of Amycolatopsis nigrescens CSC17Ta-90:
- a CDS encoding S1 family peptidase, with translation MRIRSPLALSLLSICAVAGTLSPSATAATAPGSGYDRTMLEVLADRLHSSPEQAARQLDREKDLISALDGVHSRGVRTAGAFFDGTGALVVNAPDAGAAQALRSAGLSPRIGVRGEQALDALNDSVGAAIGKDVGQVQSWGPDVAADRVVVTVAPDAGAGLVARLSAISGVTVRTGPAGGDAPTADVIGGQIMDLDPGTNCSLGFPGTRGNGDNVLLTAGHCVEGNPDILDRNGTHIGKGVATRFPSVDMGLMDIDAEDTGRGYIDTRKGTTVRVTGSSKAPVGSTLCKAGNTTGWTCGTVSAYNQTVRYSGESVATTGLARSTVCTEGGDSGGAYIAGNTAQGMTSGGPSDGHDCGWNQGSNATGSYSYYQPVVDAANYYGVTLTRS, from the coding sequence ATGCGAATTCGTAGCCCCCTTGCGCTTTCCCTGCTGAGTATCTGTGCCGTTGCCGGCACGCTCAGCCCGTCGGCGACCGCCGCCACAGCACCCGGCTCCGGCTACGACCGGACGATGCTCGAGGTGCTGGCCGACCGGCTGCACAGCTCCCCCGAGCAGGCCGCGCGGCAGCTCGACCGCGAAAAGGACCTGATCTCCGCGCTGGACGGCGTGCACTCGCGGGGGGTGCGCACCGCGGGGGCGTTCTTCGACGGCACCGGCGCACTGGTGGTGAACGCGCCGGACGCGGGTGCCGCGCAGGCGCTGCGCTCGGCCGGCCTGAGCCCGCGGATCGGGGTGCGCGGCGAGCAGGCGCTCGACGCGCTGAACGATTCGGTCGGCGCCGCGATCGGTAAGGACGTCGGTCAGGTGCAGTCCTGGGGGCCGGACGTGGCCGCGGACCGGGTCGTGGTCACCGTCGCGCCGGATGCCGGCGCCGGGCTGGTGGCCCGGCTCTCCGCGATCAGCGGGGTCACCGTCCGGACTGGACCCGCCGGTGGCGACGCGCCCACCGCGGACGTGATCGGCGGGCAGATCATGGACCTCGACCCCGGCACCAACTGCTCGCTCGGCTTCCCCGGCACCAGGGGTAACGGTGACAACGTGCTGCTCACCGCCGGGCACTGCGTGGAAGGCAACCCGGACATCCTGGACCGCAACGGCACGCACATCGGCAAGGGCGTCGCCACCCGCTTCCCGTCCGTCGACATGGGACTGATGGACATCGACGCCGAGGACACCGGCCGCGGCTACATCGACACCCGCAAGGGCACCACGGTGCGCGTCACCGGCAGCTCGAAGGCCCCGGTCGGCAGCACGCTGTGCAAGGCGGGCAACACCACCGGCTGGACCTGCGGCACGGTCAGCGCCTACAACCAGACCGTGCGCTACAGCGGGGAAAGCGTCGCGACCACCGGGCTGGCCAGGTCCACCGTGTGCACCGAGGGCGGCGACAGCGGCGGCGCCTACATCGCCGGCAACACCGCGCAGGGCATGACCTCGGGCGGCCCGTCCGACGGCCACGACTGCGGGTGGAACCAGGGCTCGAACGCCACCGGCTCGTACTCCTACTACCAGCCCGTGGTGGACGCGGCGAACTACTACGGCGTGACCCTCACCCGTTCGTAA
- a CDS encoding MerR family transcriptional regulator, with the protein MDAPLSIGDTAARFQLAVSTLHYWERRGLIEPWRRGGRRYFDQEQLYRIALIRLWRDTASMSLDDIAAVLAGRDWRRTVTARVAAIDTRITELGAAREYLSYLLNCTRDNPLTECERLRSEVRVPEAGTRTAVSRQRTRR; encoded by the coding sequence ATGGACGCCCCACTTTCGATAGGAGACACCGCGGCCCGCTTCCAGCTCGCCGTTTCGACCCTGCACTACTGGGAGCGCCGCGGCCTGATCGAACCCTGGCGGCGCGGTGGGCGGCGCTATTTCGACCAGGAGCAGCTGTACCGGATCGCCCTGATCCGGCTCTGGCGCGACACCGCCTCGATGAGCCTGGACGACATCGCCGCGGTGCTGGCGGGCCGGGACTGGCGCCGGACCGTGACGGCCAGGGTCGCCGCCATCGATACGCGCATCACCGAACTGGGCGCCGCGCGCGAATATCTGAGCTACCTGCTGAACTGCACCCGGGACAATCCGCTCACCGAATGCGAGCGACTGCGCTCGGAGGTGCGGGTGCCGGAAGCGGGCACGCGGACGGCGGTGTCCCGGCAGCGCACCCGCCGCTAA
- a CDS encoding amidase gives MIDETRTLTGTARALRNGEVTSTGLTEAAIATADRLDGLLGVYLTRFDELAMQAAERADRELAAGLDRGPLQGIPFGVKDMAAMAEGPTTAQSLILERSWGAAKDAPVVTRLKAAGAVITGKTSLMEFGCGTPDETKPFPVPRNPWRPEHWAGGSSSGTAAGVASGMFAAGLGSDTGGSIRMPAAFCGVTGLMPTFGLVPKSGCVPMGFSLDRVGPLARSARDCAAVLEALAGWHASDPDSVHAGFTAPGFDGDLTGLRVGVVWEGHFPPDADPALASAFEAAVAEFTALGATPVEVSLPYRREMDTALFVISTSEALAYHRHELSRRWQDFFPATRGLVATGALFSGADYVQAQRVRRVAQDALAKLFTEVDVIACPTASVGAPALATLDHRQLYPLLNTPYWNSVGCPVLAVPMGFTGDGLPLSLQLAGPAFGEASILRAGDAFQRRTDWHLRTPAGIDAGIDAEVSR, from the coding sequence ATGATCGACGAAACACGGACACTGACCGGAACCGCTCGCGCGCTGCGGAACGGGGAGGTGACCAGCACCGGGCTCACCGAGGCCGCGATCGCCACCGCGGATCGGCTCGACGGCCTGCTGGGCGTTTACCTCACCCGGTTCGACGAGCTCGCCATGCAGGCGGCCGAACGGGCGGACCGGGAACTGGCGGCCGGCCTGGACCGCGGCCCGCTGCAGGGAATTCCCTTTGGCGTCAAGGATATGGCCGCGATGGCGGAAGGGCCGACCACGGCGCAGAGCCTGATCCTCGAACGCTCGTGGGGCGCGGCCAAGGACGCCCCGGTGGTGACCAGGCTGAAGGCCGCCGGCGCGGTGATCACCGGCAAGACCAGCCTGATGGAGTTCGGCTGCGGCACGCCGGACGAGACGAAACCGTTCCCGGTCCCGCGCAACCCGTGGCGGCCGGAACACTGGGCCGGCGGTTCGAGTTCCGGTACCGCGGCCGGGGTGGCGAGCGGGATGTTCGCGGCCGGCCTCGGTTCGGACACCGGGGGCAGCATCCGGATGCCGGCCGCGTTCTGCGGGGTGACCGGGCTGATGCCCACCTTCGGCCTGGTGCCGAAGTCGGGCTGTGTGCCGATGGGGTTCAGCCTGGACCGGGTCGGCCCGCTGGCCCGCAGCGCCCGCGACTGCGCCGCGGTGCTGGAGGCGCTGGCCGGGTGGCACGCCAGCGACCCGGACAGCGTGCACGCCGGGTTCACCGCTCCTGGGTTCGACGGTGACCTCACCGGCCTGCGGGTCGGCGTCGTGTGGGAAGGGCACTTCCCGCCGGACGCCGACCCCGCGCTGGCCAGTGCTTTCGAGGCCGCGGTCGCGGAGTTCACCGCTCTCGGCGCTACTCCGGTGGAGGTCTCGCTGCCGTACCGGCGCGAGATGGACACCGCGTTGTTCGTTATTTCGACCAGTGAAGCGCTCGCCTATCACCGGCACGAGCTTTCGCGACGCTGGCAGGACTTCTTCCCCGCCACCCGCGGGCTGGTCGCCACCGGGGCGCTGTTCTCCGGCGCGGACTACGTACAGGCGCAACGGGTGCGCCGGGTCGCGCAGGACGCGCTCGCGAAGCTGTTCACCGAGGTGGACGTGATCGCCTGTCCCACTGCGTCGGTGGGTGCGCCCGCTTTGGCGACCTTGGATCATCGGCAGCTCTACCCGTTGCTCAACACGCCCTACTGGAACAGCGTGGGCTGCCCGGTGCTGGCGGTGCCGATGGGCTTCACCGGGGACGGGCTCCCGCTGTCGCTGCAACTCGCCGGTCCCGCGTTCGGCGAAGCGTCGATCCTGCGTGCCGGGGACGCCTTCCAGCGACGAACCGACTGGCACCTGCGGACGCCGGCCGGAATCGACGCTGGAATCGACGCGGAGGTGAGCCGATGA